The Leptolyngbya sp. FACHB-261 DNA window ATCTGCCGCTAGCTTAGGTTTTAACTTTAGCCAGGTTGGGGCAAATGTTTTACTGGATCTAACAGTCTCTAACACCACCAATGGTACTCAAGGGCTGGGCGCTACTCAGTCAACTCTGGTTGGTGTAGCCTTCGATTTACTTTCAGGCGTCAGCGTCTCTTCCTATAACGCTAATGGCAGTGGTTTTACAAAGCTTTGGAGTGACAGTACAGCTACGCTCAATCCTGCCAATCTCTTCGGCACATTTGATGTTGGAATTAGTCCTCCCCGCAATAGTTTCGCGGGGGGCAATCCTCAACAGGGCTTGACTGCGGGCAACTCCACCAGTGTTAGCTTTTTGCTCAGCGGCAATTCTCTTAATGCATCCAATCTTGGCAGTGCCTTTTTAGCTGGTTTTCAAGATGGTTCGTTAAGGGCAGCAGGCCGTTTTCAGCAGGTGAATGCTGGCGGTGGCAGCGATAAAGTCAGAGCAGGCGTTCCTACTCCTCCCAAGCCAGAGCAGCCCCCAGAGACCCCCAACCCAGAGAAGGTACCTGAGCCCAGTGCCATTAGCGCGTTAGTCCTGGCTGGCCTTGTCATTCTTAAAGGTAGAAAAAGGCAGAACTCAGTGCCTTCCAGCCTCTAGGTACTGGCTTAGCAAACTCAACTCGATCCACTTAGCCAGATCCACTTGGCTTGAGTGTGAAAGTTAGATGTATTGCCTCTCTTGAAACTCAGTTTGAACAGAGTACTTGGGAGAGGTGATACATCTTTTTTTAAGTCAAAAACGTTCTCCAACTGCCCAGGCAACTTCAACCAAACTAGTTACTAGTAGGAAGAACTGAAAGCGAAACCGTAATACTCAAGTGCACCACATCTGAAGCACTTGTCCCTTCAGGCTCTGCCCTAACCAAGGGGTATTGTGCGAGAAGCTTTTGAAATTAGCAATTTCTACTAGCCAAGTTTGGGCCGGATCGAAAAGGATCATCTCAGTCGCTTGCCCTTCAGTAATCATGGGCGGGTCTTGATTCAGACACCAAGCCGGATCTGTGCTCAGACTGCGCCAAAGCTCCAAAGGCGTCCAGAGCCCAGGTTCCACCAATGCCTGCCACAACAGCGGTAGCACCAACTCCAAGCCAATCATGCCAGGTGGGGCTTCGGCAAAAGGCACTGTCTTTTCTTCGTAAGTCAGAGGCGTATGGTCCACAGCAATGGCATCCAGTACACCCGAGCGCAAGCCGGTCAACAAAGCAGCTCGGTCGCTCTCCTGGCCTAAGGGTGGGTCAGTATGAAGGCTGGGGTTGTAGCTGCGGACTTGCTCGTCGGTTAGCAGCAGGTGAAACCAGGGGACACTAGCCGTCACCGGTAATCCACGCGCTTTAGCCCCTCTAATAAGTTCTACGCCACGCGCCGTTGAAATCCGCATCAGGTGAACGGGTGTTCCTGTTGCAGCGACCACTTCCAGTAGA harbors:
- a CDS encoding PEP-CTERM sorting domain-containing protein (PEP-CTERM proteins occur, often in large numbers, in the proteomes of bacteria that also encode an exosortase, a predicted intramembrane cysteine proteinase. The presence of a PEP-CTERM domain at a protein's C-terminus predicts cleavage within the sorting domain, followed by covalent anchoring to some some component of the (usually Gram-negative) cell surface. Many PEP-CTERM proteins exhibit an unusual sequence composition that includes large numbers of potential glycosylation sites. Expression of one such protein has been shown restore the ability of a bacterium to form floc, a type of biofilm.), yielding MLKQFLAGAIVTGALTSTGFLQAAPAEAFSLSISPQYGSTENTGSAASLGFNFSQVGANVLLDLTVSNTTNGTQGLGATQSTLVGVAFDLLSGVSVSSYNANGSGFTKLWSDSTATLNPANLFGTFDVGISPPRNSFAGGNPQQGLTAGNSTSVSFLLSGNSLNASNLGSAFLAGFQDGSLRAAGRFQQVNAGGGSDKVRAGVPTPPKPEQPPETPNPEKVPEPSAISALVLAGLVILKGRKRQNSVPSSL